Proteins co-encoded in one Deltaproteobacteria bacterium genomic window:
- a CDS encoding 4Fe-4S dicluster domain-containing protein: protein MSKTTKIEPDLQFVKELQEVGGVDLKKCYQCATCSVACPMSPAENPYPRKEMIWAQWGLKDKLLNDIDIWLCHNCGTCSELCPRGAKPGDLLAALRNMTYRRLVPPSIIGKWMSSPKHLPILAGIPAAIFAIIWMIRAAFVGFFPVEEDGRIVYGNLFPGDFTIDPLFGLVAIFVAICFGLGVKNMVEGFKANVSQTFVIGYKKPSLKDAIIDTVKYDILQHNRFKNCVDSPEDGERVKGHQILFYGFVACFIVTSIVAVAHWGGKVIHLLGPIGHTPMPLWHPVKILANVGAVLLVTGLTLLTRRRLNANTKKTVSSYYDWYLLGVIWAVTLTGIGSEVFRLAGVAPVAFFTYYLHLVSIFMLIAYLPWSKLGHLVYRTTALIYARYVGRLPIGEKLIEDDKIFVI from the coding sequence ATGTCCAAAACTACAAAGATTGAGCCAGATCTTCAGTTCGTTAAAGAACTCCAGGAGGTTGGTGGCGTTGATCTAAAAAAATGCTATCAGTGCGCGACGTGTTCCGTAGCGTGTCCGATGTCTCCCGCCGAGAATCCCTACCCAAGGAAGGAAATGATTTGGGCGCAATGGGGGCTGAAGGACAAGCTGCTTAATGATATTGATATCTGGCTGTGTCATAATTGCGGGACATGCTCGGAGCTGTGCCCACGAGGCGCCAAGCCTGGTGATTTGCTCGCCGCGCTGCGCAACATGACCTACCGCAGACTTGTTCCGCCTTCCATCATCGGCAAATGGATGAGCTCTCCCAAGCATCTCCCGATCCTGGCTGGGATTCCGGCCGCTATCTTTGCCATTATTTGGATGATCAGAGCTGCTTTCGTCGGCTTTTTCCCGGTGGAAGAGGATGGACGGATTGTCTACGGCAATTTGTTTCCCGGCGATTTCACGATCGATCCCTTGTTTGGCCTGGTGGCCATTTTCGTGGCCATTTGCTTCGGGCTTGGGGTCAAGAACATGGTCGAAGGCTTCAAGGCCAATGTCTCCCAAACTTTTGTCATCGGCTACAAGAAGCCGTCCTTGAAGGACGCCATCATCGACACGGTGAAGTACGACATCCTGCAGCATAACCGCTTCAAGAATTGCGTGGACAGCCCGGAAGATGGCGAGCGCGTCAAGGGGCACCAGATTCTGTTTTATGGATTCGTGGCCTGCTTCATCGTGACTTCCATCGTGGCCGTGGCCCATTGGGGTGGCAAGGTCATTCATTTGTTGGGACCCATCGGTCATACGCCGATGCCCTTGTGGCATCCCGTCAAGATTCTGGCCAATGTCGGCGCGGTGTTGCTGGTGACCGGCCTGACCCTGCTGACGCGCAGACGCTTGAACGCCAACACCAAAAAAACCGTTTCCAGCTATTATGATTGGTATTTGCTAGGCGTGATTTGGGCCGTGACCTTGACCGGCATCGGTTCGGAAGTATTTCGCCTGGCCGGCGTGGCTCCCGTGGCGTTTTTTACCTATTACCTGCATCTGGTTAGCATTTTCATGCTGATCGCGTATCTGCCCTGGTCCAAGTTGGGCCACTTGGTGTACCGGACAACGGCGCTCATCTACGCCCGGTACGTTGGACGTTTGCCCATTGGCGAAAAGCTCATCGAAGACGACAAAATCTTTGTTATTTAA
- a CDS encoding FAD-dependent oxidoreductase, which yields MAEKIGVYFDEASLGGLLDIQKLCEGIRKKWDAVCPVVKVHPRLATPEGHALIQADIDAGLIDAVCVCGSSPRVEWDCYQFTGVQLDRVNLRELCVLCYHDPSGQTPTPGHTPELLHKMANDYVNMGIVKLQKSNVPEDGAVDAVKRVLVIGGGWTGLSAALDAATLGYEVVVVEKGEALGGAAAVMYKTIPFNYPYDAAHETGIEKKIADVQSRENIEVLLSSQIASIAGAPGRYTVTIDVAGSEKVVEIGSVVIATGWVPQDTAYLKPFGYGKLKNVVTSREFEQMAKSGSIARKSDGSTPTKVMFLLGFGDKLQPFEVKEQEARAAAAVAAEVKEKDDSPKTNFVKQDTYKHLLYSSELTSLTALKQANYVREFNPNGVAMVVYEHMMVPGINELYYKAAQNDPSVMMTKGVISDIRDGGDGDIVVVLEDTLLGSKVEVEVDMLVLPTAMVPSTALDPILKLQYRQGPAMPDLDLFSGYADSNYICFPYETRRTGIYAAGTVRQPMTLATAAVDAAGAALKAVQCLESANRGMAVHPRSGDRSFPKFNLVRCTQCKRCTEECPFGALDEDEKGNPMPNTSRCRRCGTCMGACPERVISFDNYNVDQIGSMIKQVEVPDDMAVGGPRILILACENDAYPALDMAALRGKTWSPYVRIIPVRCLGSVNTIWIADAMSKGTDGCLLLGCKYGEDYQCHFMKGSELCNRRMANVGETLGKLGIETERVQQYQVAIDEYDIVPGMIDKFVDDIVKLGPNPFKGY from the coding sequence ATGGCCGAAAAAATTGGCGTATATTTTGATGAAGCGAGTCTCGGCGGACTTTTGGATATCCAGAAGCTCTGCGAGGGCATTCGGAAAAAATGGGACGCAGTGTGTCCCGTGGTCAAGGTGCATCCCCGACTGGCCACGCCCGAAGGACATGCCTTGATTCAGGCCGACATTGACGCCGGCCTTATCGATGCCGTGTGCGTGTGCGGTTCATCGCCGCGCGTGGAGTGGGATTGTTACCAGTTCACGGGTGTTCAGCTTGATCGGGTCAATTTGCGCGAGTTGTGCGTGCTCTGTTATCACGACCCCAGCGGACAGACCCCCACACCCGGACATACCCCGGAACTTTTGCACAAGATGGCCAATGATTATGTAAACATGGGCATCGTGAAACTGCAGAAGTCCAATGTCCCCGAAGACGGCGCGGTTGACGCGGTCAAGCGTGTGCTGGTCATCGGTGGTGGCTGGACCGGTCTGAGCGCGGCCCTGGATGCCGCGACTCTTGGATATGAGGTCGTCGTGGTCGAGAAAGGCGAGGCGCTTGGCGGTGCCGCTGCGGTCATGTATAAGACCATCCCCTTCAATTATCCCTACGACGCGGCCCACGAGACCGGGATCGAGAAAAAGATCGCGGATGTGCAGTCCCGCGAGAACATCGAGGTTCTTTTATCCAGCCAGATCGCGAGCATCGCCGGCGCGCCTGGTCGGTACACGGTGACCATTGATGTCGCTGGTTCGGAAAAAGTGGTGGAAATCGGCTCCGTGGTCATCGCCACGGGTTGGGTGCCCCAGGACACGGCCTATCTGAAGCCTTTCGGATATGGGAAATTGAAGAACGTCGTCACGTCGCGCGAGTTTGAACAGATGGCCAAGTCTGGCTCCATCGCGCGCAAGTCCGATGGATCAACCCCGACCAAGGTCATGTTTTTACTTGGATTCGGCGATAAGCTTCAGCCTTTCGAGGTCAAGGAGCAAGAGGCCCGGGCCGCCGCTGCCGTTGCCGCCGAGGTCAAGGAGAAGGATGACTCTCCCAAAACCAACTTCGTCAAGCAGGATACATACAAACACCTGCTGTACAGCTCCGAGTTGACCTCCTTGACCGCCCTGAAGCAGGCTAATTATGTCCGGGAATTCAACCCCAATGGCGTGGCCATGGTTGTTTACGAGCATATGATGGTGCCCGGGATCAACGAGCTCTACTACAAGGCAGCGCAAAACGATCCGAGCGTGATGATGACCAAGGGTGTCATCAGCGATATCCGCGATGGCGGCGATGGCGACATTGTTGTCGTTCTCGAGGACACCCTGTTGGGCTCCAAAGTCGAGGTCGAAGTGGACATGCTCGTCCTGCCCACGGCCATGGTCCCGTCCACGGCCCTGGATCCGATCCTCAAGCTCCAGTACCGTCAGGGACCGGCCATGCCCGATTTGGATCTTTTCAGCGGGTACGCGGATTCCAATTACATCTGCTTTCCCTATGAAACCCGCCGCACCGGTATTTATGCCGCGGGCACGGTCCGTCAGCCCATGACCCTGGCCACGGCGGCGGTGGATGCCGCTGGCGCGGCTTTGAAGGCCGTGCAGTGCTTGGAATCGGCCAATCGGGGCATGGCCGTTCATCCCCGCTCTGGCGATCGTTCCTTCCCCAAATTCAATCTGGTTCGCTGCACCCAGTGCAAGCGTTGCACGGAAGAGTGTCCGTTTGGCGCCCTGGACGAGGACGAAAAGGGCAATCCAATGCCGAACACGTCTCGCTGTCGTCGCTGTGGAACATGCATGGGCGCCTGCCCGGAACGTGTTATCTCCTTTGACAACTACAATGTCGATCAGATCGGTTCCATGATCAAGCAGGTCGAAGTGCCCGATGACATGGCCGTTGGCGGGCCGCGTATCCTGATTCTGGCCTGCGAGAACGATGCCTATCCGGCACTGGACATGGCCGCCCTGCGCGGGAAGACGTGGAGTCCGTATGTCCGCATCATCCCGGTGCGTTGCCTTGGCTCCGTGAATACAATCTGGATTGCCGATGCCATGTCCAAGGGTACGGACGGCTGCCTGCTTTTGGGGTGCAAGTATGGCGAGGATTACCAATGCCACTTCATGAAGGGTTCGGAATTATGCAATCGCAGAATGGCGAACGTGGGTGAAACGCTGGGCAAGCTCGGCATCGAGACGGAACGTGTCCAGCAGTACCAGGTTGCCATCGATGAGTATGATATCGTTCCGGGAATGATTGATAAATTCGTTGATGATATCGTCAAGCTTGGCCCCAATCCGTTCAAGGGATACTAG